Proteins from a single region of Ailuropoda melanoleuca isolate Jingjing chromosome 15, ASM200744v2, whole genome shotgun sequence:
- the RAB18 gene encoding ras-related protein Rab-18 isoform X1, which translates to MDEDVLTTLKILIIGESGVGKSSLLLRFTDDTFDPELAATIGVDFKVKTISVDGNKAKLAIWDTAGQERFRTLTPSYYRGAQGVILVYDVTRRDTFVKLDNWLNELETYCTRNDIVNMLVGNKIDKENREVDRNEGLKFARKHSMLFIEASAKTCDGVQCAFEELVEKIIQTPGLWESENQNKGVKLTHREEGPGGGACGGYCSML; encoded by the exons ATGGACGAGGACGTGCTGACCACCCTGAAGATCCTTATCATCGGCGAGAGTGGCGTGGGCAAGTCCAG CCTGCTCTTGAGGTTCACAGATGACACTTTTGATCCAGAACTTGCAGCAACGATAG gtgTTGACTTTAAGGTGAAAACAATTTCAGTGGATGGAAATAAGGCTAAACTTGCAATTTGg GATACTGCTGGTCAAGAGAGGTTCAGAACATTAACTCCCAGCTACTATAGaggtgcacagggtgttatattaG tttatgaTGTCACAAGAAGAGATACCTTTGTGAAATTGGATAATTGGTTAAATGAATTGGAAACATACTGCACGAGAAATGACATAGTAAACATGCTAGttggaaataaaattgataag GAAAATCGTGAAGTCGATAGAAACGAAGGCCTGAAATTTGCACGAAAGCATTCCATGTTATTTATAG aGGCAAGTGCAAAAACGTGCGATGGTGTACAGTGTGCCTTTGAGGAACTTGTTGAAAAGATCATTCAGACGCCTGGACTGTGGGAAAGTGAGAACCAGAATAAAGGGGTCAAACtgacacacagggaagaaggtcCTGGAGGAGGAGCCTGTGGTGGTTACTGTTCTATGTTATAA
- the RAB18 gene encoding ras-related protein Rab-18 isoform X2: MSLLLRFTDDTFDPELAATIGVDFKVKTISVDGNKAKLAIWDTAGQERFRTLTPSYYRGAQGVILVYDVTRRDTFVKLDNWLNELETYCTRNDIVNMLVGNKIDKENREVDRNEGLKFARKHSMLFIEASAKTCDGVQCAFEELVEKIIQTPGLWESENQNKGVKLTHREEGPGGGACGGYCSML; this comes from the exons ATGAG CCTGCTCTTGAGGTTCACAGATGACACTTTTGATCCAGAACTTGCAGCAACGATAG gtgTTGACTTTAAGGTGAAAACAATTTCAGTGGATGGAAATAAGGCTAAACTTGCAATTTGg GATACTGCTGGTCAAGAGAGGTTCAGAACATTAACTCCCAGCTACTATAGaggtgcacagggtgttatattaG tttatgaTGTCACAAGAAGAGATACCTTTGTGAAATTGGATAATTGGTTAAATGAATTGGAAACATACTGCACGAGAAATGACATAGTAAACATGCTAGttggaaataaaattgataag GAAAATCGTGAAGTCGATAGAAACGAAGGCCTGAAATTTGCACGAAAGCATTCCATGTTATTTATAG aGGCAAGTGCAAAAACGTGCGATGGTGTACAGTGTGCCTTTGAGGAACTTGTTGAAAAGATCATTCAGACGCCTGGACTGTGGGAAAGTGAGAACCAGAATAAAGGGGTCAAACtgacacacagggaagaaggtcCTGGAGGAGGAGCCTGTGGTGGTTACTGTTCTATGTTATAA